A window of the Gossypium hirsutum isolate 1008001.06 chromosome A03, Gossypium_hirsutum_v2.1, whole genome shotgun sequence genome harbors these coding sequences:
- the LOC107887576 gene encoding uncharacterized protein has product MYFYKKKEERLRDEQFMKALQSALDDCDFLEVGYEGQWFTWERERLSHNNTRERLDRRVSTPGWKDLFSNYSLKHCGHSVSDHCPLLLSICGWMGRQEHKYCNFKFEATWILEELCKDKVHRLWVNTEGSIRDRLQSVGRGLMRWAREIWKSLRMNTEWLKL; this is encoded by the coding sequence ATGTATTTctataaaaagaaagaagaaaggttgaGGGACGAACAGTTTATGAAAGCTTTGCAGTCAGCTCTTGATGATTGTGATTTTCTGGAAGTGGGTTATGAGGGTCAATGGTTTACGTGGGAACGTGAGAGATTGTCTCATAACAATACTCGGGAAAGGCTAGATAGAAGGGTGTCAACTCCGGGATGGAAAGACTTATTCTCAAATTATAGCCTTAAGCATTGCGGTCATTCAGTATCTGATCATTGTCCTCTTTTACTTAGTATTTGTGGTTGGATGGGAAGGCAAGAACATAAGTATTGTAATTTTAAGTTTGAGGCAACTTGGATCCTCGAAGAGTTGTGTAAAGATAAGGTTCATCGACTTTGGGTCAATACGGAGGGATCAATTCGTGACAGGCTTCAATCGGTAGGGAGGGGTTTAATGAGATGGGCTAGGGAGATTTGGAAGTCTTTGCGTATGAATACGGAATGGCTAAAACTTTGA
- the LOC107886112 gene encoding uncharacterized protein At5g01610 → MKERAYLSLPFLLHFISLGSAEYLPILSAGERKTKTKTEVFFIRIFCVKKQSKEMEKALTKVGGFWISKKAKEELSNITGELSAVSNTVEEKAKWILNKLKGKHVKPLADVLREHNLPRGLFPRNITCYEMDESKSKLSVYMPAACEVRFKDGSAVRYGRRVKGTLSKGKLSGMEGMKTKVVVWVKVTGVSAESCKSDKVWFMASGVKKSRPRDAYELPHDSVRVEEI, encoded by the exons atgAAGGAAAGGGCCTACTTGAGTTTgccatttcttcttcatttcatcTCTCTGGGCTCAGCCGAATACCTTCCTATCCTATCTGCtggagaaagaaaaacaaaaacaaaaacagagGTTTTTTTCATCAGAATCTTCTGTGTGAAGAAGCAaagtaaagaaatggaaaaagctTTGACCAAAGTTGGTGGCTTCTGGATTTCCAAGAAAGCCAAGGAAGAACTCTCTAATATCACTGGAGAACTCTCT GCCGTCTCAAACACCGTTGAAGAGAAGGCCAAATGGATACTCAATAAGCTCAAAG GTAAACATGTAAAGCCTTTGGCGGATGTCCTCCGAGAACACAACCTTCCACGGGGACTTTTTCCGAGAAACATAACGTGTTACGAGATGGACGAATCGAAATCAAAGCTGAGCGTGTATATGCCGGCGGCATGCGAAGTGAGGTTCAAGGACGGATCGGCGGTGAGATACGGAAGGCGGGTGAAAGGCACATTATCGAAGGGGAAGTTGAGCGGGATGGAAGGGATGAAAACGAAGGTGGTGGTGTGGGTTAAAGTGACGGGAGTGAGCGCGGAGAGTTGTAAATCTGATAAAGTATGGTTCATGGCTTCGGGAGTGAAGAAATCAAGGCCTAGAGATGCTTATGAATTGCCTCATGATTCGGTTAGAGTTGAAGAAATTTGA